The proteins below are encoded in one region of Clostridium pasteurianum DSM 525 = ATCC 6013:
- a CDS encoding tetratricopeptide repeat protein produces MKDDIQINKYLEKAEEAFEENKLIKSLDLYNKVYELSSGKNLDAIINLALIYDSLGKSDKAKDYYKEALSIDDYEERAYYGLATIYDEEGKYEEAIILYNKAIYINPNYHKAYFFLANAYDVSGKKDLAIETYKKLLSLNPMDFWANLNLGCIYEEQNQNDLAYKIFSKALKINPNNHLALFNMGVIYYKFNMIKKSINFYERSIEKDGSYEYSYLNLAVIYKYKDTKKGIKILSNGINNCSEVYFLYYNRSCFYALINEENKACEDIIIALKLYPQFLKYVLEDEELGKVRNLHLFKEFVDKSRLGENRPFNA; encoded by the coding sequence ATGAAGGATGATATACAAATCAACAAATATTTAGAAAAGGCAGAGGAGGCTTTTGAAGAAAATAAATTAATTAAATCATTAGATTTATATAATAAAGTTTATGAACTTTCAAGTGGTAAAAATTTGGATGCAATAATTAATTTAGCTTTAATATATGACTCTTTGGGAAAATCAGATAAAGCTAAAGATTATTATAAAGAAGCTTTAAGTATAGATGACTATGAAGAAAGGGCTTACTATGGTTTAGCTACAATATATGATGAAGAAGGAAAATATGAAGAAGCTATAATATTGTACAATAAAGCTATTTACATAAATCCAAATTATCATAAAGCTTATTTTTTCTTAGCAAATGCTTATGATGTATCTGGTAAAAAAGATCTTGCAATAGAAACTTATAAAAAACTGTTAAGTTTGAATCCTATGGATTTTTGGGCAAACCTAAATCTAGGATGTATTTATGAGGAACAAAATCAAAATGATCTTGCATATAAAATATTTTCAAAAGCTTTAAAAATAAATCCAAATAATCATCTAGCTTTGTTCAATATGGGAGTAATTTATTATAAGTTTAATATGATAAAAAAATCCATTAATTTTTATGAGAGATCAATTGAAAAAGATGGAAGTTATGAATACAGTTATTTGAATTTAGCAGTAATTTATAAATATAAGGATACCAAAAAAGGCATAAAAATTTTATCCAATGGTATTAATAATTGTAGTGAAGTATATTTTTTATATTATAACAGAAGTTGTTTTTATGCTCTAATTAATGAAGAAAATAAGGCCTGTGAAGATATAATTATAGCTTTAAAATTATATCCACAGTTTTTAAAATATGTTTTAGAAGACGAAGAATTGGGAAAGGTAAGAAACTTACATTTATTTAAGGAATTTGTGGATAAAAGCAGGTTAGGAGAAAACCGTCCTTTTAACGCTTAA
- a CDS encoding sensor histidine kinase: MIYIVCILAVVTILCLIKYYFTKINIDALTTEINKLNKLISESNQQITVVTPDKTTEKLAAGINHLVDSYKALQLQNTKEKQQYKEALANFSHDLRTPLTSIMGYTDIVLHLKLSTEDKEKYLEIVRYKLESLNNLVDSLYDLSLIDAEEYPVELNPHSLYQLLCDSLLLFYKDFEDEGISLQLDLDEKVPLVLLDEKITNRVLLNLFQNIIRYAKSYCKVELGVTDEYVTISISNDSESLTEKDVVQLFNRTYKADVNRSKHSSGLGLAIAKELMELQLSTINADYQNNTLTFMLSFKR; the protein is encoded by the coding sequence GTTGTAACTATCCTCTGTTTGATAAAATATTATTTTACTAAAATAAATATTGATGCGTTAACTACAGAAATTAACAAATTAAATAAATTAATTTCTGAAAGCAATCAACAAATTACTGTGGTTACTCCTGATAAAACAACGGAAAAGTTAGCTGCTGGAATTAATCATTTAGTTGATTCTTATAAGGCATTACAATTGCAAAATACTAAAGAAAAGCAGCAGTACAAAGAAGCCTTAGCTAACTTTTCTCATGACTTGAGGACACCGCTAACTTCCATTATGGGATATACTGACATAGTTTTACATTTGAAATTATCCACGGAAGATAAAGAAAAATATTTAGAGATTGTCCGATATAAATTGGAAAGCTTAAACAATCTGGTAGATTCATTATATGATTTGTCTTTAATTGATGCAGAAGAGTATCCAGTTGAGTTAAACCCACACTCGTTATATCAGTTATTGTGTGATAGTTTATTACTGTTTTATAAAGATTTTGAAGATGAAGGCATCTCGTTACAGTTGGACCTTGATGAAAAAGTTCCATTAGTGCTGCTTGATGAAAAAATTACAAATCGAGTATTGCTGAATTTATTCCAAAATATAATACGCTATGCTAAATCATACTGCAAAGTTGAATTAGGGGTAACAGATGAATATGTTACTATCAGCATTAGTAATGATTCTGAATCTTTAACAGAGAAAGATGTAGTACAACTTTTTAACCGTACATATAAAGCTGATGTTAATCGTTCTAAGCACTCTTCGGGTTTGGGTTTGGCCATTGCAAAAGAGCTGATGGAATTACAACTAAGCACCATAAATGCAGATTATCAGAACAATACTTTAACATTTATGCTGTCATTTAAGCGTTAA